The nucleotide sequence ACCAAGCCCTCCGGTCTTCGCAAACGGCAACGCCTCGGAGGCGACCATCAGGATGGACAGCCCGCGCGGCCGGGACGCCGGCTTCGCGGGCGACGTGCCGACCGCCCGCCGCGGACGAGCCGTCGTCGACTTGGGGCGGGTCGGGACGCTTGCCGCTCTGGTCTTCGTGGGCAACGCCTGTCCTTCCGGCGGCGTGGCGATCGGAGAAGCTTCGGTGGACGGCTTCGGCGCGCGACGCCGGGGCGCCGCAGGCGTCGGGGCGCTGGCCGCCCCCGCCTTGCCGGCAGCCGAGGGCGATCGACGCCCCTTCGGCGGTGCCTCGGCACTGGGCGACGGCACCTCGACCGTGGTCGGGATCGGGGCGGGATCGGTGCCCTCGACAACCTTCTTGGCTCGAGGGCGGGGCGAGGAAACACGACGGGTGGACGCGGTCTTCTTGGACATCACTTCCCTGGTTCGCGAAAGGTTGGCTTGCGCCGGTTCGACAGGACCGGGCACCTCCGGCTGAGTTCGCCGGACCAGGACACGCAGGTGCCAAGGCGTGCGGCGGGGAACGGGCCGGCTCCTCATGAGCCGACCTCGAGGGTGTCGACGCCCTCGTTCGTCAATTATACGTCCCGCCGGGCTCTGCGGGTGTCCGGGATCCGGCGCCGCGTGCGCGCCCCCCGAAGCGTGTAGAATCGGGCCGTCTATCATGTCGACGCGGTCACCCGGACATCGCCAGGCCGAGTCGCCGGAAACCAGCGAGTTGCGCCGCCTGGCGAGCGCGCAGCCCGAGCTGGCTCCGGCCATCGATCTGCAACTGGGTCTCGTCACCCTCCAGCGCCGGCTCGCGCCTCGGATTCCGCTGCCGACTCGCGTGATGGCCGACGATCGCCTCACGACGCTGCCCGCCGATGGCACCCCGCTGCTGCGGTTCTCCGACCTGCCGGTCGACTGGAGCGATGTGAGGTTCGCCCTCAGGGAAACGCTGGACCTGCTGCACCGGGCTGAAGTCATCGAGCCGTCCGACTACCGCCGCCTGTCGGCCCTGCTGCGCGACGGCCAGACGCTGCCTGTCGTGGTCGGCGACTGGTTCGAAGCGACTCGAACCCACGCCGCCCGGTGGCCGATCCTCGACGAGGCCCCGACGACCGACGCGGCGCTCGACCACCTGCTCGTCACCGGGCTCAAGCCGTTCCTGGCGCGGTGCGCCGAAGCCATCGGCCCGCGGCTCGACCTCGAACAGTGGCAGCGGGGTGTCTGCCCGATGTGCGGCGGCGAGCCCGAGATCGGGGTCCTGCCGGCCGACGGCCGCGGGCGGCAGGTCGCCTGCGGCCGGTGCGGGTTGCGCTGGCCCTTCGATCTGGGACGCTGCCACGTGTGCGGAAACGACGACGCGAGGCACCTCGTGTCGTTCAAGAGCCGCGATGGGCACTACCGGCTCGATGCGTGCGAGCGGTGCCGGCGGTACCTGAAGTCGGTCGACGAACGCGCGGCCGGCCGGCAGGTCGTGCCGAGCGTCGACACCATCGCGACCCTGCCGCTCGATGCGGCGGCCGTCAGTCGCGGCTACGGGGGGTCGTAAGGGCCGGGCGCCCTGGCTGAGGCCTACTCGGGCTGCTCGGTGCCGATGTCGCCCGCCATCAGGCCTTGCGCCTTGCTGACGAGCCAGTTCATGAGGTGCCGCGCCTCCATGAAGCGGCTGGCGCTCGACCTCGCACCGAGGATGACGACCGCCACCTGGCCGCCCTGGGGCGTCTGCAGCAGCGTGGCGAGGCAATACCCCGCGCTCCGAATGAACCCGGTCTTGCCCCCCCGGACCTCGACGTCCGAGCCGAGCAGCTTGTTCGTGTTCCGCACCGTGATGCTGCGCAGGCTGGTCCGGACCTCGTAATCGGCTTTGCGCATGATCGGCGCGATGCGCTCGTCGTTGGCGGCAAACGCGATGAGCCTCGCCATGTCATACGCCGACGACACGTTGTCGCCGTGCAGACCCGAGGGGTCGGCGTAGCGCGTGTGCTCGAGCCCGAGTTCGACGGCTTTCTGGTTCATCCGCTCGATGAATCCTTCCGGGCCGAAGATCGATGCACGAGCCAGCGTGCGCGCGGCAAGGTTGTCGGAGGCGATGAGGAGCAGGTGCAGCAGGGTGTCGACGGTCACCCGCTCGCGCGGCCGCAGGTACGTAATCGACGCTCCCCGGGCATCGGCGGGGCTGACCACGACCTCGCGATCCAGGTCGAACTCGTGCTCCAGGAAGACGACCGCCGTCATCACCTTCGTGATGCTGGCGATCGAGCGCGCGTCCTGCGAGTTCGCGTCGTAGAGGACCTCGTGGGTCACCGGGTTGTAGATGATGGCGGCGGCCGCTCGGACGTCGGGAATCAGGTCGCCGGCCTCATCACGTTTGAACCGCGGGATGGCGGCCTCGCGCGCCTCGCGCGCCCGCTGCGCCTGTCTCTGCCGGGCAAGGCGGGCTCTGCGCGCCGCCGCGGTGCTCTTGGTCGTCGGCTTCTTGACCGCCGTGCCGCCCGACGACGTCGCGGGCTTCGCCTGGGTGCGGGACGTCGCGGCCTCGACGGCGAGCGTCGGGCAGACGAGCGAGACGCTCAGCAGCGCAAACCACAGACGGCGGCGGAATCTGGACATCAGACGACGCTCCGGGCGAAGACACGAACGACTATGGAAGTCTTCGGCATTGTAGCCAACGATCTTTAGGATGCCAACCATCCCGGTCTGGCTTCTCAAGGTCTGGCTCTCCCCGGGCGGCTCCGAGCCGCCGTGCCCGTCACGGTTCGGCGAGCGCCAGGGTGACGAGCAGCGCCCGCTGCGTGCCGAGCCACGAGTTCGTCGTCTCGAAGGCCTCGGCCAGCGAGTGCACCCCGGTGGCCGAGCCGCCGCCGCCAATCGTGATGGCGGGAATCCCGAGCGCCATGGGGGCGTTGGCGTCGGTCGACCCCTCGCCGAGGCCCGCCTGCAGGCCGAGGGCCTGGCTGACGGCCAACGCCGCCCGCACGATCGGCGAGGTGGCCGGCGTGCTCCCGGCAGGCCGGTCGCCGACGACCGCGGGATCGACCGACAGGCGGCCACGGCTGTCCCATCGCGCGTTCTCGTCGGCCAGTGCCGCGTCGACGGCATCGAGGAACCGCGCGTCGAGGGCCTTGAGCGCGGCGGCGTCGGCCGACCGCATGTCGACTTCCATCCACGCGTCGTAGGCAATCGCGTTCACCGACGTACCGCCGCCGACCCGGCCGACGTTGAACGTCGTCTTCGGCTGGGTGGGCACGTCGAAGTCGGCGACCCGCGCGATCGCGCGCCCGAGCGCGTGCACGGGATTCGCGAGGCCGAACGCCCCGAAGCTGTGTCCGCCAGGTCCGGTGAACGTCACGCGATACCGGCGGCTGCCCACACCGACGTGCGTGATGCCGTGGCCGGTCCCGTCGACCGACACGAACCGGTCGACCCGCCCCTTCAGCTCCTCCGCGAACAGGTGCTTGACACCGCGAAGGTCGCCCAGACCCTCCTCGCCCACCGTCCCGACGAACGTGATCGTGCCCGGAGTCTCGAGGTCGAGGCGGACGATGGCCCGCGCGACCCCCAGCACGACGGCGAGGCCCCGACAGTCGTCGGCGATCCCGGGCCCTCTGAGCACGCTCCCGTCGCGCTTCACCCTGACGTCGGTGCCTTCCGTAAAGACGGTATCGAGATGGGCGCTGACGACAACGTGCGGGCGCGGGGCCCGGCCCGGTCGCTCGCCGAGCACGTTGCCCTCACGATCGATGCGCACGTTGACGAGGCCGATCTCCCGAAACAGGTCACGATAACGCTCGGCCCGGGCCTGCTCCTTGAAGGGCGGCGCGGGGATCTCGCAAATCGCGATCTGATCCTCGATCAGACGGGGCTCGTCGACGCGCAGCGCGTCGAGCGCCGCCGTCACGTCGGGGCGCCCCGTCAACTCGC is from Acidobacteriota bacterium and encodes:
- a CDS encoding formate dehydrogenase accessory protein FdhE translates to MSTRSPGHRQAESPETSELRRLASAQPELAPAIDLQLGLVTLQRRLAPRIPLPTRVMADDRLTTLPADGTPLLRFSDLPVDWSDVRFALRETLDLLHRAEVIEPSDYRRLSALLRDGQTLPVVVGDWFEATRTHAARWPILDEAPTTDAALDHLLVTGLKPFLARCAEAIGPRLDLEQWQRGVCPMCGGEPEIGVLPADGRGRQVACGRCGLRWPFDLGRCHVCGNDDARHLVSFKSRDGHYRLDACERCRRYLKSVDERAAGRQVVPSVDTIATLPLDAAAVSRGYGGS
- a CDS encoding serine hydrolase → MSRFRRRLWFALLSVSLVCPTLAVEAATSRTQAKPATSSGGTAVKKPTTKSTAAARRARLARQRQAQRAREAREAAIPRFKRDEAGDLIPDVRAAAAIIYNPVTHEVLYDANSQDARSIASITKVMTAVVFLEHEFDLDREVVVSPADARGASITYLRPRERVTVDTLLHLLLIASDNLAARTLARASIFGPEGFIERMNQKAVELGLEHTRYADPSGLHGDNVSSAYDMARLIAFAANDERIAPIMRKADYEVRTSLRSITVRNTNKLLGSDVEVRGGKTGFIRSAGYCLATLLQTPQGGQVAVVILGARSSASRFMEARHLMNWLVSKAQGLMAGDIGTEQPE
- a CDS encoding M20/M25/M40 family metallo-hydrolase, producing the protein MAALGLVLGVAATLPAAGQQRADHLGRELTGRPDVTAALDALRVDEPRLIEDQIAICEIPAPPFKEQARAERYRDLFREIGLVNVRIDREGNVLGERPGRAPRPHVVVSAHLDTVFTEGTDVRVKRDGSVLRGPGIADDCRGLAVVLGVARAIVRLDLETPGTITFVGTVGEEGLGDLRGVKHLFAEELKGRVDRFVSVDGTGHGITHVGVGSRRYRVTFTGPGGHSFGAFGLANPVHALGRAIARVADFDVPTQPKTTFNVGRVGGGTSVNAIAYDAWMEVDMRSADAAALKALDARFLDAVDAALADENARWDSRGRLSVDPAVVGDRPAGSTPATSPIVRAALAVSQALGLQAGLGEGSTDANAPMALGIPAITIGGGGSATGVHSLAEAFETTNSWLGTQRALLVTLALAEP